The region TCCCGAGCCGGAGCAGCATTCTGCCTCTCGATGTCATCTGGTGATGAAAGTAAGGACCAATGGCAGATTTTACCATCTTTCACGGCGATGCTAAGTTTTGCAGCTCTGCAAACCCTCACTGGGGAAGAGGAGTCCAAGAGACTTAAAAGCTCTGTGGAGGATTTTTCTGATGAAATACATTTGGATCCCAATAtgcgggttgttttttttttttgccactcaGCGAGAATCATTACTAGTGCCCAGGCTGTCCCTGAAAGCACCTGGCTCTCTACCTCCAAAGCCAAATGTTCTTTGCCAAACGGAAATTTCTTAGCATGCTGTTCAATATGCAGCTGCTCTAATGCCCCGAAAATAGATTCGGTGGGGCAGAGAGATTGGGCTGACCGACGATCTTTAGAGAAGAAGAGAATTTGTTCAATGTCCCTATCTGCTGCCATTTGGAGAGTTCTCTGCAGAAAGATGGATAGCAGGACACAGTTCTGCCCTGACAACAGGATAGCCTAGTGGACTTCAACAGACCCTCTATTTGTCTATACTTTACAACTGATTCCAATGCAAGTATCTCTAAATCAGCCTTTCTGCACAGAATCCAAGCAGCTCTCTGAAGCCTTCCCCGTCAACTTGTAGAGAGTTTTCCATCGTTAAAAACATTtccaaatggactgtgtccaacctaattatcttgtacctacccccatctCTTAGCACCtacaagggcttaaaaaataccatacgtCAATGGGAAAGAAAATGGTTTACCCTCAGGCCTCACTAAGATGTCTGGATCTCCTTCCTGGCAGGAAAATGGGAACTTTAGTCTCTATCAATTCTTACAAATgaggattctctctctctctcttcatagctAAAGGCCACCTTTACGCCCAGTGGTTCCGAAGATGAAATATTCAGATTAGTAAAGAGACTTCTGAACATAAATctgtttaaaaaaatagaattaagtaCCTAAAAAGCCCTAGGTACATAAGATCACTAGGTTGTAAACACATTTCAATTTGAAGGGATGGCACTTGGAGGGCCAAGTATGGAAAAATCTCATTAATTCTTCATTTCTACATGACCTATGCCGAACCAGGCCAAAGAGTATTTGTGAGAGTCTGGGAGAAACTTCGTTGTACAAGCATTACACCTCTCTCAGATGCTGGGTTTGGCGTAACTCCACCcaataaagggagaaaaatggGTACACTATGGAATGTTTTCCAAATGTTTCAGCTCTTCTGTTCCTCTGCCCCCTTTGCCAGAGGGGAAGTCAGGGCACGCTACTCTCTCTGGAGTCACTTTTGCTGTCTTGGGGCTTGGCGACTTCagtcagggagagagacaagCTCATCCAGCTGAACTAGACACGGAACAGAGGGTGCCAGACATCCTAAACAACAATTTCTGGTTCTTACGAACGAACTCCTCTAGCTGCTACTTTAACCCATCAGGGTGGACCTCAGAAATTCAAAGATGCTCCACTTGGGTGTTACGGTCAGTTCTCCCAAATCAGCTTTTTGTGTGCCCCTTTACTTAGTACAAATGGGATGCTATTACACCGTCATCTCAACTCTCAAGTTGCAGAAAACCAACTCTTAAGCAATGAAGCAGACTATGCCAAACCTGTTTCTAAGACATCTTAGGTTTGGGTCAAGTGGCAAGGTGGCTGCGGTATGCCGTTCTAACAAATACACCTCTACTGGATTTCAGGTGGTTGGTTCCAAAACACCCACACAAAGATCAACAGGGGATCTCTGAGTGGCTCAGTCTCCAGATGCCAAAGAACCCacctggtgagcccactgttgggtagggactgtctctatatgttgccaacttgtacttcccaagcgcttagcacagtgctctgcacacagtaagcgctcaataaatacgattgattgattgattccaggactAACCACCTCTGCTGCTGTTATGAGACCGGGAAAGCACGTGGGTGACAGGAAGACAGGAGGTTGGCCTCTCTAGGAGGGCTTTACAGGGatatttccctctctcccactgagAGCACCGCCTCTTCAAAGCTAGTCAATGGACTGTATCGAGCTTGTCGGCAGCCCAAGAAGAGGGGTTTCAGAGAGGCTTCAAATCTGAGATTCCCAACAGAGGACGACCCGCCCCGGCCCGAGGCTCAGGCTCTCAACGACCACCAGATAATGGCTGTGGGGGCTGGGTGAGTGACTCCTTCGAGCAGTCGCATAACCCTAAGGGAAGCTCTCAAAAACGCTGGGGGAAACTCGAGTAAATACCGGCCCGGGAGCCGTTCGCAGGGCAGCAAGGGCGCCTGTGCTAAATGCCCGGTTGAGCGGGCGATGGCTTTAGGCCACTTTTAGCTTGGTTGCACACGGACAGCGAGGCTTGCAGCTTGGCCCAAGCCTGAGGAGTATTGCTTTGTGCGGCTTCCACCAGCAACTGCGTCTGCTCCTTGAGGCGGTCCAGTTCGACTTGGGTGGCCTGGTTCTGACGGATCAGCTCCTTGGTCTTCAGGGTGATCTCCAGCAAACCAGACCGATGCAGAACCACCAGAGTGTTCTGAAAGCGTCTGTGCTTGCTCTGCCGGGGCTCGGGGAAGGCTTCTAGGGTGCGGCGGAGTTGCCCCACGGTGGCGGGGGGGCTGCTGGGAACCGCCGGGGTCGACAGTGACACGGAGTTCTCGGCCCCTCGGCCGGAGCCGTCCACGGCTGGGGCCTCTGGGGTCAAACGGGGACCTCCGACCGAACGGCCGCCGGGCCCCGGTTGAAAGCTGGGGACGGTTCGCCGGCCCCCGCCGGCCGGCAAGGATGACGAACTCTGCCGAGCAGAGTCCTGATCGAGTCTCAGGCCCGGTGGCATGGCTGAGGGACCGGAAGGCAAGACGTTAGTCTTGGTCGGCCCGAGGGAAGACGAGCTTGTCCTGCATCTGTCCGAACAGGTCCGTTTTCGATCGccagctccccctccttcctctggggTGAGGGAAAGACTCCTCTTGCCTGGATGTGGGGCTATTTTGGTGTAGGAGTTTAAAATAGGTAGGTAGTTCCTGGAATCGCTTTTCTTCTCACCAGCGTGGAAGGAACTCACGGGAGGTGGAACAGGTGGATGAAGGAACACAAGCTGTGGCTGAGCCGAGATCACTTCAAAGGAGGGCTGGACCGTCCATGACTGGAGCTCAGACGAGCTGCTTCCCTGACAGGAAGAGAACGACATTATCATCACATGCATGTCTGCAAGACCAAAGACCAGCAAAACTTAGAAGGGGACAGCACAGAGTTCCCATCATACAAATgtctgatcttctgactccgtTTTATGGACCCAGTCGGAAAAGAAGCCACCCTAACCGCTCATTCCAATGACTTGCTACTCGGATGTCTAAACCCTGAAAGAACTCAGGGAAGGAAATTTGATTTTCACTCTTTAGACTGCTTTCCTAATGGAAAATGggatagaatttttttttttttttactgtaaagCTTTCCTAAgagtgtttaaaaaaaacaaacgaaaAAAGAAAATATGATCAAATTTTCTGATGCCAGGATAAAAAAAATCTTATAGTGTCAGAACGATGGAATTATGACTTTGGACCTAAGAGTGATTTTATTTACCCTCACGTGACACTTATCTCGCCTTCAAATTGTCACAAAATTTGACAGAGAAATTGAATAAGAGTAATGGGCAGCAGAATTTGGTCCCTTAATTAGGCTGGAGAAACCTGACAGGCATACAGTCACTTTAAGAATTGTTGCTCATCGAACTGTTTAAGAGCACAGACTCAAGTGGTGAGTGTATGTGGATCAGAATATAGCAGCTTACCCCTTTCCTAACCCATGATATCCCATTTGGCTCTGGCGCAGCCCAAGGATTCGCCTCCAGCCCGGAATGGTTCCACGTCTGACCCAACTTCAGACCATAATAACAGCCACAACGATAATAATCAAAATATTTGTGCTACTggtgaaatgcttactacgttccaagcactctgctaagtgctggcgtagacacaatacaatcagatccggTGATTCTAGTCCCAAGGTTGTTGGGAGCCTGGAGAGGTGAAGATTAGAGCCAAGATATCCGAtatataataagtattattattataattatacttgAGCAattacaatgtgctgagcaccgttctaagcactacagtagatacaagttaatcgggttggacagagtccctgtcccacatggggctcacgctcttaatccccattttacagatgagagaactgaggctcagggaagtgaagtgacttgtcccagcttacacagcagatacgtggcagagcgcagattagaacccaggtccttccgagtccccggtccgtgctccatccactaagccacgctacttctcattctTAGCAATATGGCCCTGGATCAGCAAACGCAACTTAGATCCGGCCCTGCCAGGACCATCTGGACCAGAGACAAATCGGTGCCAGCCAAGTGACTCAATTCCCCACATCCCTCGAAATGGGTCAGAGGGAGGCCAGTCTCTGGGGGTGAGCAAGCGGGATAAACAATACAGGTCTGCTTGCCTTGATGCATTCTTCTCCTCTGCAGTCACAGGCCCTCCAAACCCATTCATTTCACACAACTGATTTTTTTCATCTGCTTACTAATGCGGCTGTTTGGCTTTTGGCGTCAATGGATGTTTGATTTATTGTGTTTATGAGATTTTAAGACGTGCATCCTTCGTAACAGGGTCGCTCCAagacaaaacaaattaaaattcACGAAAATAGCAACAACTGATTGGTCGGTGTCTCATCACTAACGACTGGAAAAGATAATACTATTTCAGTTTTAAAATGCCCTTCATTCTACAATATGAAAGAACTTGGGTTGGGTGAGTGACTTGAAATCAGTTCAGTTTATAGAATGCCCCAGCATTCTTATTTTCTGGTACGTCCCAGCAATCTTCCTAGCATTTATTGGAAGAATACATAGCTGCTGGAAAAAAAATTTTCAGATCACAGCCCTACATTACCGTTAACCTTCCAGAACTGCTGGCCAGGCTCTGCAACGTGGGGAACATACATGAGAGTATACAACGCCCACAGCGACAGTGGACTGAGAGAGCGAAAGTtagggagaaaaagaaacaaagaaaaagacAAGAGGAAAAGGCAGTGACGACGGATCAGGAGCATTTCATTACATTTTATTTACTTCTTCTGCTCTTCTTTTTCACACCGAAGCGTGCCGgagcatattaaaaaaaaaaacaaattcccTTCGGTAAGCCACTTTGCTACAATTCAATTTGGGCTCCTAGGAAAGAATTAGGTAATGGGGAAAATTCAGATGCTTCAGACCTCCCAGACACCTGCTTCTTTTTGCTCTTCAATTCTGCTGATCTGCTGCTCCACCACAACTTATTCAACCACCAAATTGGACACACGCTGgacctcatcatcatctcttATCAACATTAGTCACTGTTCCATTTCTAACCTCACCATCTCTGATATTCCACTCTTTGTTCACAACCCTTTAACCTGCCTCTCCTgcattcttcctcctgcccaaAAACTCTTCTCTCTTTGCACACAGAAGTCCAGTCTCTTGGCCTCTCCCAGGCCACCAATTGATCATACCAACCATACGCttcctgtatgcatagcactgctcagagcgcttgggagagtgcaaaataacagagttggtaggcacgttccctgcccacaacgagcctccagtctagagggcACCGTGGCCCATCTGGATCCCCTTCTCACCCTCTCCAATCTTGAGGCACAAATCCACACCCTTAACTTGGCCCTGTCCACTGCTGTCCTCACTCTCACCTCTGCTGTCCCTCTGACGATGTCACATCACCGTCCAGGCAGCCCTGGATCGCCTCCGCGGTCTGCTCTTTGTATTCATGTCACAGAGCACTACTGGTAGAAATCCGGGTAGCAGTCTGACTTCAGCCACTTCGAACTTCTGCTTCCTCATCACGACTACCTTCTCTTCTGCTCGGcagttctgcttctcctccctcaacaacttctcaggctccttctcagtctctttcgtgggctcctccgcTGCCTCCCACCAACTGTGGGAATGCCTCAAGGTTCAGTCTGGGTCCCCTATTTTTTCAcataaacccactcccttggagaacgcatTAGCTCCCACAACTTCAATTACCATgcctatgcggatgattcccaaatctacctctccaacccttacctccttccttttcatcgtttcctcctgccttcgggtcATCTCTACgtagatgtcctgctgacacctcaaactcaacatgcccaaaagagaactcttcatcttcccacccgaactctgtcctccccatatctgtagaaaacaccactatcctccccatctcataagcccgtaaACTTGAATCATCTTTCGTTCAACAGGCACATTCGATCTGTGGtcaaatccagtcagttctaccttcactacATGCTAAAATATCCACCCTTTATCCTCCATCCGAGTCGCAACTAAGCTGATcctagcacttatcatatcccgtcTTGATTACGACATCAGCCCGTTCACCGACCTTACTATCCCCCTCACCACTctagttcttacttcactctgctggactacttttctaaaaaactgttcagtccacgtcttcctacacctcaagaacttccagtggttgcccatccacctccacatcaaagagaaactccttaccactcagCTCGCCCCCGCTGATCATCTACTACGGCCCAGCCCGTATGCCTCGCTCCTCTAACAGCAACCTGCTCActtttcctccatctcatctatctccccagcaaccccttgccaacatcctccctttggtctaaaactccctccctcctcaaaacccaccGCATCTCCTCTAAGAGTCTTTCCTTGATT is a window of Tachyglossus aculeatus isolate mTacAcu1 chromosome 1, mTacAcu1.pri, whole genome shotgun sequence DNA encoding:
- the CIPC gene encoding CLOCK-interacting pacemaker, whose protein sequence is MERKNPSRESPRRLLAKLGKVMEMKQLARHFSLATAESDKDSGFSDGSSECLSCAEQMDTEDTLNPLGWTGDDGSLQNPDVGSSSFPALSPMVVMKNVLVKQGSSSSELQSWTVQPSFEVISAQPQLVFLHPPVPPPVSSFHAGEKKSDSRNYLPILNSYTKIAPHPGKRSLSLTPEEGGGAGDRKRTCSDRCRTSSSSLGPTKTNVLPSGPSAMPPGLRLDQDSARQSSSSLPAGGGRRTVPSFQPGPGGRSVGGPRLTPEAPAVDGSGRGAENSVSLSTPAVPSSPPATVGQLRRTLEAFPEPRQSKHRRFQNTLVVLHRSGLLEITLKTKELIRQNQATQVELDRLKEQTQLLVEAAQSNTPQAWAKLQASLSVCNQAKSGLKPSPAQPGI